The following are encoded together in the Vibrio zhugei genome:
- the matP gene encoding macrodomain Ter protein MatP yields the protein MKYQQLENLECGWKWQYLVNKWKAGEHITRYVDTSEIELAIHQLRSLESDPTLVLEWIDNHMAPEFDNKLKQAIRAKRKRHFNAEQVHTRKKSIDLDYRVWEKLSERATELGCTLSDAIEYLLSEASRSEKASRTVSSLKQDLNKLLSSDS from the coding sequence ATGAAATATCAGCAGCTTGAAAATTTAGAATGTGGATGGAAATGGCAATACCTAGTCAATAAGTGGAAAGCCGGTGAGCATATCACGCGCTATGTTGATACTAGTGAAATTGAGTTGGCGATCCATCAACTCCGTTCTCTTGAAAGTGATCCTACATTGGTGTTGGAGTGGATAGACAACCATATGGCACCGGAATTTGACAATAAGTTAAAGCAAGCTATTCGTGCAAAGCGTAAACGTCATTTCAATGCAGAGCAGGTCCATACACGTAAAAAGTCGATTGACCTTGATTATCGCGTTTGGGAAAAACTGTCCGAACGAGCGACAGAATTGGGTTGTACCTTGTCTGACGCGATAGAATATCTATTGAGTGAGGCATCTCGTAGTGAAAAGGCCAGTCGTACAGTCTCTAGCTTGAAACAAGATTTGAATAAATTGTTATCTTCGGACTCGTGA
- a CDS encoding DUF3634 family protein → MWYLVGIGLVVVIWLVADRPILKMTFKHGHVKTDKGHCPPSFLRELKQIAERDGLDGNLKVYQLSTGMKLVFSKSIPNNVQQHIRNVFPHQGLKSKGKKKA, encoded by the coding sequence ATGTGGTATTTAGTTGGGATAGGCTTAGTTGTGGTGATTTGGTTGGTTGCGGATAGACCGATACTGAAAATGACATTTAAACATGGCCATGTTAAAACAGACAAAGGTCATTGCCCACCGTCATTTTTACGAGAATTGAAACAGATTGCCGAGCGTGATGGTCTTGACGGGAATCTAAAAGTCTATCAGTTAAGTACTGGAATGAAATTGGTGTTTTCGAAAAGTATACCGAATAATGTCCAACAACATATCCGTAATGTTTTCCCTCATCAAGGACTCAAATCTAAGGGTAAAAAGAAAGCCTAA
- a CDS encoding S16 family serine protease, whose protein sequence is MTQEIWRSVTPQYDEYDAQFTQYASLPEKTLLEVQPRLAATLSQFIEMEGFTRLLLINAPDNSIYRQHIEQSLQQSLQGCRPVVRTETLNMVDVLGQVKAHNGEITQHVPGLLEQADGGILIISANLLLANPKSWPVLKAAILGEETTPINCDSESPVLQWPRRRFDIRVIVLGDRAQLGDIDYLDSDIHAGLCLFSELEPDIKLNADSLLEYLGFLKWLCRLYEIPELSIDAIHTLMKAGARYTEDQHYAPLCLLWHRAILAECKSYTQGKRIDADDVEAVIRQRYDRASYLPERAMDDILDGQVIIETEGKQIGQVNGLTVVDVAGHPLSYGEPARISCVVHFGDGDISDVERKVELGGSLHAKGMMIMQAFVSSALDLDVPLPFSASVVFEQSYSEVDGDSASLAELCAWVSALSGLPIDQQKAVTGAVDQFGRVQAVGGLNEKIEGFYRVCEHQGFTGQQGVIMPASNLKHLALHPTVVESIKQGQFSIWPVETVDDVMPILLDTPFRGKEEKDNVLRRIADRIDNFDKDDTPDSWFERLKNKLFSN, encoded by the coding sequence ATGACTCAAGAAATTTGGCGTTCAGTGACGCCTCAGTATGACGAATACGACGCGCAGTTTACTCAGTATGCTTCTCTCCCCGAAAAAACACTGCTCGAGGTGCAACCTCGTTTGGCCGCTACGCTATCTCAGTTCATAGAAATGGAAGGCTTTACACGCCTATTACTGATTAATGCCCCAGATAATTCCATTTATCGCCAACATATTGAGCAATCTCTTCAGCAGAGCTTGCAAGGATGCCGTCCAGTGGTTCGTACTGAGACGTTAAATATGGTCGACGTATTGGGCCAAGTTAAAGCCCACAATGGAGAAATCACTCAACATGTTCCTGGTTTGCTCGAACAAGCTGACGGTGGAATTCTGATTATTTCTGCTAACTTACTATTGGCGAATCCAAAATCTTGGCCAGTTCTGAAAGCTGCGATCCTTGGGGAAGAAACAACACCAATAAATTGTGATTCAGAGTCTCCTGTTTTGCAATGGCCGCGTCGTCGTTTCGATATCCGTGTCATTGTATTAGGCGATCGCGCGCAGCTAGGTGACATAGATTACCTCGATTCAGACATTCATGCCGGCTTATGTTTATTTAGCGAATTAGAACCCGATATTAAACTCAATGCCGACTCACTACTGGAATACCTCGGGTTTTTAAAATGGCTGTGTCGCCTCTATGAGATTCCTGAGTTGAGCATTGATGCGATTCATACCTTGATGAAGGCCGGCGCGCGTTATACAGAAGATCAACACTACGCTCCACTGTGCTTACTTTGGCATCGCGCTATTCTGGCCGAGTGTAAAAGCTATACTCAAGGAAAAAGAATTGATGCTGATGATGTGGAAGCCGTTATTCGTCAACGCTATGATCGTGCATCCTACTTACCAGAACGAGCAATGGATGACATCCTCGATGGGCAGGTGATCATCGAAACGGAAGGGAAACAGATTGGCCAAGTCAATGGACTCACCGTGGTTGATGTGGCCGGTCATCCCCTGTCTTATGGTGAGCCAGCGCGTATCTCTTGTGTTGTCCACTTTGGGGATGGTGATATTTCTGATGTGGAAAGAAAAGTAGAATTGGGCGGTAGCTTGCATGCCAAAGGTATGATGATCATGCAAGCCTTTGTCAGTAGTGCACTCGATTTAGATGTGCCCTTGCCCTTTTCTGCCTCTGTGGTCTTTGAGCAGTCATACAGTGAAGTCGATGGCGACAGCGCCTCACTCGCTGAGCTGTGTGCTTGGGTGAGCGCCCTGTCTGGGCTACCTATCGATCAACAAAAGGCCGTGACAGGCGCCGTGGACCAATTTGGCCGTGTTCAGGCCGTTGGCGGCCTAAATGAAAAAATTGAAGGGTTTTACCGCGTCTGTGAACACCAAGGCTTCACCGGCCAGCAAGGTGTGATTATGCCGGCAAGTAATTTGAAACATCTTGCACTGCATCCCACAGTAGTAGAGAGTATAAAACAGGGTCAGTTTTCAATTTGGCCAGTCGAAACCGTCGATGACGTGATGCCGATTTTATTGGACACGCCATTTCGAGGGAAAGAAGAAAAAGACAATGTGCTGCGCCGTATTGCGGACCGTATTGATAATTTTGACAAAGATGATACGCCTGACTCTTGGTTTGAACGACTTAAAAACAAACTGTTTTCAAACTGA
- the rmf gene encoding ribosome modulation factor, translating into MKRQKRDRLERAQSQGYKAGINGRSQEMCPYSQQLDARSYWLGGWRDAREDKNMGLFK; encoded by the coding sequence ATGAAGAGACAAAAGCGTGATCGCCTAGAAAGAGCACAATCTCAAGGCTATAAAGCAGGGATTAATGGTCGTTCTCAAGAGATGTGTCCTTACTCACAGCAACTTGATGCCCGTTCCTATTGGTTAGGGGGTTGGCGTGATGCTCGAGAAGATAAAAACATGGGGCTCTTTAAGTAA
- a CDS encoding ATP-binding protein has translation MNSEHVELLNETLLELERSKEREQRLAEENRVILATLSALSNADNKYQIFEELKKSLSQYIDFDDFVVISKSKTCSSFFTFLTSSNDFDGKQWQHTKKFKRVLDGESIILFEPEEQEEFQYLSRELQQQLKSVLMTGIRAEASDSVLLLTGTKKGQFSIETKATLLRFRPLLERAISDIEYKEELQQLVNIKTRELSIAQQQAEQANESKSQFLAMMSHELRTPLNAVLGLIDVLRQKSSTEQCVLLEQMENSAELLLIIINDILDVSRIESGHFKLQCNWINLDKQLRHSLSYHEQLAVEKGIQFEIEQDVDTISNYWLDPTRLTQILYNVVGNAIKFTAKGKVSVKLTTYQQEWLEIVVTDTGIGIDQSRLEQLFSPFIQADNSITRNYGGTGLGLTITKYLVDMMDGEIHIESHVGKGTRFSIRVPLQSQTPLSGQEQNLIEPVEALNASVEIESKAHHILVVEDTKTNQMVIKLLLTRMGYKVSLANNGLEAIDLLSCDHDYDLVFMDLSMPVMDGIEATRLIREKHISIPIIALTAHAMNQEKASCMNVGMNDFIMKPIRTQDLNTVLQQYLR, from the coding sequence ATGAATTCAGAACATGTCGAGCTCCTCAATGAAACTTTGTTAGAACTTGAGCGAAGTAAAGAAAGAGAGCAACGTTTAGCCGAAGAAAATCGCGTGATTCTAGCAACGCTTTCTGCGTTAAGTAATGCCGATAATAAATATCAAATATTTGAAGAGCTAAAAAAATCACTCAGCCAGTATATTGATTTTGATGACTTTGTCGTAATTTCAAAAAGTAAAACTTGCTCATCTTTCTTTACGTTTCTGACGTCGAGTAATGATTTCGACGGTAAACAATGGCAACACACCAAGAAATTTAAGCGTGTTCTAGATGGCGAAAGTATCATTCTTTTTGAACCAGAAGAACAAGAAGAATTTCAATATTTAAGTCGTGAACTGCAACAGCAATTAAAGTCGGTGTTAATGACAGGAATTCGAGCGGAAGCCAGTGACTCGGTATTATTGCTGACAGGCACGAAAAAAGGGCAGTTTAGTATTGAAACGAAAGCGACATTACTCCGGTTTCGCCCGTTGTTAGAGCGCGCAATCAGTGATATTGAGTATAAGGAAGAGTTACAACAACTCGTTAATATAAAAACACGAGAATTATCAATAGCTCAACAGCAAGCAGAACAAGCGAACGAATCAAAATCGCAATTTTTAGCGATGATGAGTCATGAATTGCGTACACCATTGAATGCCGTTTTAGGTTTGATTGATGTGTTACGTCAAAAAAGCAGTACCGAGCAATGCGTGTTATTAGAACAAATGGAGAATTCAGCCGAGCTGTTACTCATTATTATTAATGATATCCTCGATGTCAGTCGTATTGAATCAGGCCACTTTAAGTTACAGTGTAACTGGATAAATCTAGATAAGCAGTTGCGGCATTCCTTGTCATATCATGAGCAGCTTGCTGTGGAAAAAGGCATCCAATTCGAGATTGAACAAGATGTTGATACCATTTCAAATTACTGGCTAGATCCCACGCGGTTAACTCAAATTCTCTATAACGTTGTAGGTAATGCGATCAAGTTTACAGCCAAAGGAAAAGTTTCAGTCAAGTTAACCACTTATCAGCAAGAATGGTTAGAGATAGTGGTAACCGATACAGGTATTGGTATTGATCAATCTCGGTTAGAACAGCTGTTTAGTCCCTTTATCCAAGCGGATAACTCGATAACACGCAACTATGGCGGTACAGGCTTGGGCCTGACTATTACAAAATACTTAGTGGATATGATGGATGGCGAAATACATATCGAAAGTCATGTAGGTAAAGGCACTCGATTTAGTATTCGCGTTCCGTTGCAATCTCAAACACCGTTGAGTGGCCAAGAGCAAAACCTGATAGAGCCAGTAGAAGCTCTCAATGCGAGCGTTGAAATTGAGAGCAAAGCCCATCATATTTTGGTCGTTGAAGATACGAAAACAAACCAAATGGTCATCAAGTTATTATTAACACGCATGGGTTATAAAGTGTCACTCGCCAATAATGGACTGGAGGCGATTGATTTATTATCGTGCGATCACGATTACGATTTGGTGTTTATGGATCTCTCCATGCCCGTCATGGATGGGATTGAAGCAACGCGTTTGATTCGCGAGAAACACATTTCCATTCCAATCATTGCATTGACCGCGCATGCGATGAATCAAGAAAAAGCCAGCTGTATGAATGTGGGTATGAATGATTTCATCATGAAACCGATACGAACACAGGATTTAAATACTGTACTACAGCAATACTTACGTTAA
- a CDS encoding DUF3466 family protein, producing the protein MEHKTFKRTCVSAAILLASTHASAALYQVVESTPPVNGYQSAYGVAITQGTDGTNSPQGCFSASATNCDTSDFPMAVETRANQSNGGQAVDGVGYNEEAPFGIDNEFEYVDTQDDFKNYCDSQLRYATCESWAATRWQAWNLGSVNARSFIEQTQVGDDTHNTVINHLDENGDAVGVQQNLGSAAIRSTKGVAGVYSNSAFKDPSGDQVRAFDTDGTFVSGSIGTITSFNSSSFAKTKAALWSTDGSQQVALNWPSKVEDSSGNEHDQLAQASMRSFKVIGDTIYGVGYTTVEDDDRFYMRAAVFTANKNSWTEPSDWGTPKLVTGNDINDDDVYINSRLTDVNNNKVAIGEAKRFGSKPENRAAVQRIFVMPNVDNTGSEQFLSGGIFFSGAGGKAQAINNYNEIVGQIDTENNAEIDGKVRRKRAFIYPYSGERTDNTRRNLFNGKGWWLDNLTNGGSFSNTNNQYRIIDAADINDAGVIAATALKCEGGYQTTAYNSRCDGTEQVVAVKLLPISGATSSDIKPRPEDNQSVSRSGGGSLGWGALTLLALFGFRRKK; encoded by the coding sequence ATGGAACACAAAACTTTTAAAAGAACGTGCGTATCAGCGGCTATCCTATTGGCATCCACGCACGCATCCGCTGCGCTTTATCAAGTCGTAGAAAGTACGCCACCAGTGAATGGGTATCAAAGCGCTTATGGCGTTGCCATTACCCAAGGGACAGACGGAACCAATAGCCCACAAGGCTGTTTTTCGGCCAGTGCCACAAACTGTGATACGAGCGATTTCCCGATGGCTGTGGAAACTCGTGCTAATCAGTCCAATGGCGGGCAAGCCGTCGATGGCGTTGGCTATAACGAAGAAGCGCCGTTTGGTATTGATAATGAGTTTGAGTATGTTGATACTCAAGACGATTTTAAAAACTACTGTGACAGCCAATTACGTTACGCAACCTGTGAATCGTGGGCCGCGACTCGCTGGCAGGCTTGGAACCTTGGCTCAGTGAATGCGCGCAGCTTCATTGAGCAGACGCAAGTGGGCGATGATACTCATAATACCGTGATTAACCATTTGGATGAGAATGGTGATGCGGTAGGAGTGCAACAAAACTTAGGTAGTGCAGCGATCAGAAGCACGAAAGGAGTGGCAGGGGTATATAGTAATAGCGCGTTTAAGGATCCAAGTGGCGATCAGGTGCGCGCATTTGATACCGATGGAACGTTTGTTTCTGGCAGTATAGGTACTATCACTTCGTTTAACAGTAGCTCATTTGCCAAAACCAAAGCGGCCTTGTGGTCAACCGATGGCAGTCAGCAAGTTGCATTAAATTGGCCATCTAAGGTGGAAGACAGTAGTGGCAACGAGCATGATCAATTAGCCCAAGCGAGCATGCGCAGTTTTAAAGTGATTGGCGATACCATTTATGGTGTGGGTTATACGACGGTTGAAGATGATGACCGGTTCTATATGCGCGCCGCGGTGTTTACAGCGAATAAGAACTCATGGACAGAACCATCTGACTGGGGGACCCCCAAGCTGGTGACTGGTAACGATATTAACGATGATGATGTGTACATTAACAGCCGTTTAACGGATGTGAACAATAACAAAGTCGCGATTGGTGAAGCGAAACGCTTTGGTAGCAAGCCAGAAAATCGCGCCGCTGTGCAGCGCATTTTTGTGATGCCCAATGTGGATAACACTGGCTCTGAGCAATTCTTGTCCGGCGGCATTTTCTTTAGTGGTGCTGGTGGTAAAGCGCAAGCCATTAATAACTACAATGAAATTGTCGGCCAAATTGATACCGAGAATAACGCTGAGATCGACGGTAAAGTTCGTCGTAAACGCGCGTTTATCTATCCATACAGTGGTGAGAGAACGGACAATACCCGTCGTAATCTATTCAACGGCAAAGGCTGGTGGTTAGATAACTTAACCAATGGCGGCTCTTTTTCTAACACCAACAACCAATACCGTATTATTGATGCTGCGGATATTAACGATGCGGGTGTGATTGCGGCAACCGCACTGAAATGTGAAGGGGGGTATCAAACTACCGCCTATAATTCGCGTTGTGATGGCACAGAACAAGTTGTCGCTGTGAAATTGCTCCCAATTTCTGGTGCAACGTCGAGCGATATTAAACCTCGCCCAGAGGACAACCAGAGCGTCTCTCGTAGCGGCGGCGGTAGCCTTGGCTGGGGGGCTTTGACTTTACTCGCATTATTTGGGTTCCGTCGTAAGAAATAA
- the fabA gene encoding bifunctional 3-hydroxydecanoyl-ACP dehydratase/trans-2-decenoyl-ACP isomerase, producing MQNKRDSYNRDDLLASSRGELFGPGYPQLPAPNMLMMDRVAKMSETEGDYGKGLIIAELDITPDLWFFDCHFPGDPVMPGCLGLDAMWQLVGFFLGWVGGKGKGRALGVGEVKFTGQILPTAKKVTYEIHMKRVVNRRLVMGLADGRVLVDGKEIYAAKDLKVGLFTDTSAF from the coding sequence ATGCAGAATAAACGAGATTCATACAACCGTGACGACTTGCTAGCTTCTAGCCGTGGTGAGCTATTTGGTCCTGGGTATCCACAACTACCAGCGCCAAACATGTTGATGATGGATCGTGTCGCTAAAATGTCAGAAACCGAAGGTGATTACGGTAAAGGCCTAATTATTGCTGAGCTGGATATTACTCCAGACCTTTGGTTCTTTGACTGTCACTTCCCTGGCGACCCAGTAATGCCGGGATGTCTTGGTCTAGATGCGATGTGGCAGCTGGTTGGCTTTTTCCTTGGCTGGGTTGGCGGCAAAGGTAAAGGCCGTGCTCTTGGTGTTGGTGAGGTTAAATTCACCGGTCAAATCCTACCGACAGCAAAAAAAGTCACGTATGAAATTCATATGAAACGTGTGGTTAACCGTCGTTTGGTTATGGGTCTTGCTGATGGTCGTGTTTTAGTGGATGGTAAAGAAATTTACGCCGCTAAAGACCTAAAAGTGGGTCTATTTACTGACACCTCTGCGTTCTAA